A portion of the Gadus macrocephalus chromosome 10, ASM3116895v1 genome contains these proteins:
- the mcts1 gene encoding malignant T-cell-amplified sequence 1 isoform X2: MFKKFDEKENVSNCIQLKTSVIKGIKNQLLDQFPDIESWLNHIMPKKDPVKIVRCHEHIEILTVNGELLFFRQREGPFYPTLRLLHKYPFILPHQQVDKGAIKFVLSGANIMCPGLTSPGAKLYPAATDTVVAIMAEGKQHALCVGVMKMSAESIEKVNKGIGIENVHYLNDGLWHMKTYK; the protein is encoded by the exons ATTTGATGAGAAGGAAAACGTTTCCAATTGCATTCAGCTGAAGACTTCGGTTATCAAAGGAATAAAAAACCAACTGCTGGACCAGTTTCCTGATATAGAATCATGGCTAAACCACATTATGCCAAAAAAGGATCCTGTCAAAATAGTGAGATG CCATGAACACATTGAAATCCTGACAGTGAATGGAGAGCTTCTATTCTTCAGACAAAGAGAAGGACCATTCTACCCAACTCTCAGACTACtacataaat ATCCTTTTATCCTTCCACATCAACAAGTAGACAAAGGGGCTATTAAATTTGTCCTAAGTGGTGCCAATATCATGTGCCCTGGGTTGACGTCACCAGGTGCCAAACTCTACCCAGCAGCTACAGACACAGTGGTT GCCATAATGGCAGAGGGGAAACAACATGCACTTTGTGTTGGAGTGATGAAGATGTCTGCAGAGAGCAT AGAAAAAGTCAACAAGGGCATCGGAATTGAAAATGTTCATTATCTTAACGACGGACTGTGGCACATGAAGACGTACAAGTGA
- the c1galt1c1 gene encoding C1GALT1-specific chaperone 1: MLSDSHSFLKGVLLGALFCLVLAFVGTLTPSYSFTEEDNHKHHHVKAPSKDELRGLTENQMEELTKQVRVYCLIMVHPKVLQHWATVKDTWSKHCDKAAFYSSEAFKELEAIDLKEPNEWARLRKALKHAYDNAGDIRWFFIARPTTFAIIENLKYLVLAKDPSEPFYIGHAMKSGELDYVEYESGIVLSYEALKRLMNVFQDGEKCPETESSLWKVTEEKQLAICLKYTGVFAENGEDLEGKGLFNSKSVERLITDSLQNNPSNVVEGCCSDLAITFSGMSSNQMQVMMFGVYRLRPYGHNFNDMLLFQPPEGSDND; encoded by the coding sequence ATGTTGTCGGACAGCCACTCCTTCCTGAAGGGGGTGCTCCTTGGAGCACTCTTCTGCTTGGTGTTGGCATTCGTTGGCACTTTAACCCCCAGTTATTCTTTCACCGAAGAGGACAACCACAAGCACCATCATGTCAAAGCGCCCAGCAAAGACGAGCTTCGAGGCCTGACAGAGAATCAGATGGAGGAACTTACCAAACAGGTGCGAGTCTATTGCCTTATTATGGTCCATCCTAAGGTTCTGCAGCATTGGGCCACAGTCAAAGACACCTGGAGCAAACACTGTGATAAGGCAGCCTTCTACAGCTCAGAGGCCTTCAAGGAGCTTGAGGCAATAGACCTAAAGGAACCAAATGAATGGGCCAGACTCCGCAAGGCTCTCAAACATGCCTATGACAATGCCGGGGATATCCGCTGGTTTTTTATCGCAAGACCTACTACATTCGCCATCATTGAGAACCTGAAATACCTTGTATTGGCTAAGGATCCCAGTGAACCATTCTACATTGGCCATGCTATGAAGTCCGGAGAACTGGACTATGTTGAGTATGAAAGCGGTATTGTCCTTAGCTATGAAGCTCTAAAAAGGCTTATGAACGTGTTTCAGGATGGTGAGAAATGTCCAGAGACTGAGAGTAGCCTGTGGAAGGTCACTGAGGAGAAGCAGCTGGCCATATGCCTGAAGTACACTGGAGTGTTTGCTGAGAACGGGGAAGATCTGGAAGGAAAGGGACTTTTTAATAGCAAAAGTGTGGAGCGCCTCATCACTGATAGCCTTCAAAACAACCCCTCAAATGTCGTGGAGGGCTGCTGTTCAGACCTGGCCATCACATTCAGTGGAATGTCTTCGAATCAGATGCAAGTCATGATGTTTGGCGTGTACAGACTTCGTCCCTATGGACACAATTTTAATGACATGCTGCTCTTTCAACCTCCTGAGGGTTCGGACAATGACTAA
- the mcts1 gene encoding malignant T-cell-amplified sequence 1 isoform X1, which translates to MSSLRFDEKENVSNCIQLKTSVIKGIKNQLLDQFPDIESWLNHIMPKKDPVKIVRCHEHIEILTVNGELLFFRQREGPFYPTLRLLHKYPFILPHQQVDKGAIKFVLSGANIMCPGLTSPGAKLYPAATDTVVAIMAEGKQHALCVGVMKMSAESIEKVNKGIGIENVHYLNDGLWHMKTYK; encoded by the exons ATGTCTTCCCTTAGATTTGATGAGAAGGAAAACGTTTCCAATTGCATTCAGCTGAAGACTTCGGTTATCAAAGGAATAAAAAACCAACTGCTGGACCAGTTTCCTGATATAGAATCATGGCTAAACCACATTATGCCAAAAAAGGATCCTGTCAAAATAGTGAGATG CCATGAACACATTGAAATCCTGACAGTGAATGGAGAGCTTCTATTCTTCAGACAAAGAGAAGGACCATTCTACCCAACTCTCAGACTACtacataaat ATCCTTTTATCCTTCCACATCAACAAGTAGACAAAGGGGCTATTAAATTTGTCCTAAGTGGTGCCAATATCATGTGCCCTGGGTTGACGTCACCAGGTGCCAAACTCTACCCAGCAGCTACAGACACAGTGGTT GCCATAATGGCAGAGGGGAAACAACATGCACTTTGTGTTGGAGTGATGAAGATGTCTGCAGAGAGCAT AGAAAAAGTCAACAAGGGCATCGGAATTGAAAATGTTCATTATCTTAACGACGGACTGTGGCACATGAAGACGTACAAGTGA
- the clic2 gene encoding chloride intracellular channel protein 2, with product MALRQSSEIEPLIELFIKAGHDGENVGNCPFCQRLFMVLWLKGVKFTVTTVDMRKKPAELKDLAPGTNPPFLLYNGTLQTDFIKIEEFLEQTLAPPRYPHLSPLNKESFDVGADIFAKFSAYIKNSPNNAFHEKNLLREFKRLDDYLISPLPQEIDHNSRQNIVISKRKFIDGNHLTLADCNLLPRLHVIKIAAKKYCNFDIPAQFVGVWQYLQNASEREEFSQTCPADIEIEKAYFSVANNRK from the exons ATGGCGCTGCGACAGAGCTCCGAAATAGAACCTCTCATCGAGCTGTTCATCAAG GCGGGACATGACGGGGAGAATGTGGGGAACTGTCCATTCTGCCAAAGACTCTTCATGGTTCTGTGGCTGAAAGGAGTCAAGTTCACAGTGACCACAGTCGATATGAGGAA GAAACCAGCAGAGCTCAAGGATCTGGCTCCTGGAACCAACCCCCCTTTCCTCCTGTATAATGGCACGCTCCAAACGGACTTCATTAAGATCGAGGAGTTTCTAGAACAAACATTGGCCCCACCCAG GTACCCTCACCTGAGCCCTCTCAACAAAGAATCCTTTGATGTCGGTGCTGATATTTTTGCAAAGTTCTCTGCTTACATCAAGAACAGTCCAAATAATGCCT TCCATGAAAAAAATCTTCTACGGGAGTTCAAGCGTCTGGATGACTACCTGATATCCCCGCTTCCTCAAGAGATCGACCACAACTCCAGACAAAATATCGTCATTTCCAAGAGGAAGTTCATTGATGGAAATCACCTCACTCTGGCGGACTGCAACCTGCTGCCCAGACTGCATGTGATCAAG ATCGCTGCCAAGAAGTATTGCAACTTTGACATCCCAGCCCAGTTCGTAGGCGTGTGGCAGTACCTTCAGAACGCCTCAGAAAGAGAGGAATTCAGCCAGACTTGTCCGGCCGACATTGAAATCGAGAAGGCCTACTTCAGTGTGGCCAACAATAGGAAataa